A genomic segment from Cyanobium sp. NIES-981 encodes:
- a CDS encoding DUF6554 family protein — MGDAGGAPVDGAGPKGAQIYCFMRGNGNNHQVSWDAAYAVIKRQSDQLFKTSPEHAAVMITEAVVQNPGSFPDCGRYLGDLFSKPDPVEAAPAPVPGGTRSERLGTY; from the coding sequence ATGGGGGATGCTGGCGGCGCTCCCGTGGATGGAGCCGGCCCCAAGGGAGCGCAGATCTACTGCTTCATGCGCGGCAACGGCAACAACCATCAGGTGAGCTGGGATGCCGCCTACGCGGTGATCAAGCGCCAGAGCGATCAGCTGTTCAAGACCTCCCCGGAACATGCTGCAGTGATGATCACGGAGGCCGTGGTGCAGAACCCCGGCTCCTTCCCCGACTGCGGCCGCTACCTCGGTGACCTGTTCAGCAAACCCGACCCCGTTGAGGCGGCTCCGGCCCCCGTTCCCGGCGGCACGCGCAGCGAGCGGCTGGGCACCTACTGA
- a CDS encoding DEAD/DEAH box helicase, which produces MRCLLRLGASGRIEVISPFDAVTSAQLRAIRPRGAWLPQRRCWEFPLEAAAALQGQLADRFPMEPELERWLAWMAQPLPPLPPHRELVQAAALAQPLADGRRLFAHQRAAVRWLLARRGAVLADAMGLGKTLSSLVAARAMVRCAQCRILVVAPVGLHDHWRSEGLALGLQLELHSWARLPPELPPAGTVLIVDEAHYAQNARTVRSQGLLRLARHPRLRAIWLLTGTPMKNGRPAQLFPLLAAIDHPLARHQRAYEELFCQGHWRDQGGRRVWQATGASNLAELHRLTRPLLLHRRKQDCLDLPPKQRRCIAVELDAAAARGFQHRLQGKVEDYRRRAARGEVRRDAEVLAVLTALRQIASEYKLPAARALITALLARAEPVVVFTAFSTTAGLLHGQLGGALLTGGLAPSRRQQLVDGFQAGRQRLLVATYGTGGLGFTLHRARHVVLIERPWTPGDAEQAEDRCHRIGMGAPLCCHWLQLGVADQLVDGLIASKAERIALLLQRGERQLRRRGLAAMVRQLIRDW; this is translated from the coding sequence ATGCGTTGCCTGTTGCGGTTGGGGGCCTCCGGCCGGATCGAGGTGATCAGCCCCTTCGATGCGGTCACCAGCGCCCAGCTGCGGGCCATCCGCCCCCGGGGGGCGTGGTTGCCGCAGCGGCGCTGCTGGGAGTTTCCCCTCGAGGCAGCGGCGGCCCTGCAGGGCCAACTGGCCGACCGTTTTCCCATGGAGCCGGAGCTGGAGCGCTGGCTCGCCTGGATGGCCCAGCCCCTGCCGCCCCTTCCCCCCCATCGGGAGCTGGTGCAGGCGGCAGCCCTGGCCCAGCCCCTGGCCGACGGCCGCCGTCTCTTCGCCCACCAGCGGGCCGCCGTGCGCTGGCTGCTGGCCCGGCGCGGCGCCGTGCTGGCCGATGCCATGGGCCTGGGCAAGACGCTCTCCTCCCTGGTGGCTGCCCGCGCGATGGTGCGTTGTGCCCAGTGCCGCATCCTGGTGGTGGCCCCCGTGGGCCTTCACGACCACTGGCGCAGTGAGGGCCTGGCGCTGGGGCTCCAGCTGGAGCTGCACAGTTGGGCGCGGCTGCCTCCGGAGTTGCCCCCTGCCGGCACCGTGCTGATCGTGGATGAGGCGCACTACGCCCAGAACGCCCGCACGGTCCGCAGTCAGGGCCTGTTGCGGCTGGCGCGCCATCCCCGGCTGCGCGCCATCTGGCTGCTCACCGGCACCCCGATGAAGAATGGCCGGCCGGCCCAGCTGTTTCCCCTGCTGGCGGCGATCGACCACCCGCTGGCGCGCCATCAGCGCGCCTACGAGGAGCTGTTCTGCCAGGGGCACTGGCGGGACCAGGGGGGCCGCCGGGTGTGGCAGGCCACCGGCGCCAGCAACCTGGCCGAGCTGCATCGCCTCACGCGGCCGCTGCTGCTGCATCGCCGCAAGCAGGACTGCCTCGATCTGCCCCCCAAGCAGCGCCGCTGCATCGCCGTGGAGCTGGACGCCGCCGCCGCCAGGGGCTTCCAGCACCGCCTCCAGGGCAAGGTGGAGGACTACCGCCGGCGGGCGGCCCGGGGCGAGGTACGACGCGATGCCGAGGTGCTGGCCGTGCTGACGGCCCTGCGCCAGATCGCCTCGGAGTACAAGCTGCCCGCGGCCCGCGCGTTGATCACCGCCCTGCTGGCCCGCGCCGAGCCGGTGGTGGTGTTCACCGCCTTCAGCACCACGGCCGGCCTGCTGCACGGCCAGTTGGGTGGGGCCCTGCTCACCGGGGGCCTGGCACCGTCGCGGCGGCAGCAGCTGGTGGATGGCTTTCAGGCCGGGCGGCAACGGTTGCTGGTGGCCACCTACGGCACCGGTGGCCTCGGTTTCACCCTGCACCGTGCTCGCCACGTGGTGCTGATCGAAAGGCCATGGACCCCCGGCGATGCGGAGCAGGCCGAGGACCGCTGCCACAGGATCGGGATGGGGGCGCCTTTGTGCTGCCACTGGTTGCAGCTCGGAGTCGCGGATCAGCTGGTGGACGGCCTGATCGCCAGCAAGGCCGAACGGATCGCCCTGCTGCTGCAGCGCGGCGAGCGGCAGCTGCGGCGCCGGGGGCTGGCGGCGATGGTGCGGCAGCTGATCCGGGACTGGTGA
- a CDS encoding HNH endonuclease → MQARDWASRHAPARDAVFLDELCPKLRARRWRQSLHQLTQQRCIYCGCRSESIDHVLPKSRGGPSVNENCVPACLACNGRKGDSEAFCWYRQQPFYDPRRAMAIRAWTEGDMKLAARLLDWTATGPVGARETSGPAPPADLDGDHQTLQATGPLWRWQMAA, encoded by the coding sequence ATGCAGGCCAGGGATTGGGCGTCCCGCCACGCACCCGCCAGAGACGCCGTGTTTCTGGACGAACTCTGTCCCAAATTGCGTGCGCGCCGCTGGCGCCAATCCCTGCACCAGCTCACCCAGCAGCGCTGCATCTACTGCGGCTGCCGCTCCGAATCCATCGACCATGTGCTGCCCAAGAGCCGCGGTGGTCCGAGCGTGAACGAAAACTGCGTGCCGGCCTGCCTCGCCTGCAACGGCCGCAAGGGCGACAGCGAGGCCTTCTGCTGGTACCGCCAGCAGCCCTTCTATGACCCCCGGCGGGCCATGGCGATCCGGGCCTGGACGGAAGGGGACATGAAGCTGGCCGCTCGGCTGCTCGACTGGACGGCCACGGGCCCGGTGGGGGCGCGGGAGACCTCCGGTCCGGCGCCCCCCGCAGACCTCGACGGCGATCACCAGACCCTGCAGGCCACCGGGCCGTTGTGGCGCTGGCAGATGGCGGCCTGA
- the pdxA gene encoding 4-hydroxythreonine-4-phosphate dehydrogenase PdxA → MGVLTGVLPPSNSHGGDLAIALGDPAGIGAEVILKALAHPEAAGLEPVLVGCRRWLEREYTALRQCSTAPLRDPADLAILDLPLPEPVQAGHSTPACGHAGFHWLTAAAELVQQGSCRALVTAPISKASWHAAGHPYPGQTERLAELTGVAEASMLFTARAPGGRWRFNTLLATTHIPLASVPGALTPQRLQHQLDRLLAFCQRFSANPTVVVAGLNPHAGEEGQLGEEEMQWIIPAMGDWQARHPDVTLIGPLPPDTCWLSAASAWQGDGDGPDGYLALYHDQGLIPVKLLAFDAAVNTTLGLPFLRTSPDHGTGFAIAGRGVARPASMLAALTTARDLG, encoded by the coding sequence ATGGGCGTCCTGACCGGCGTACTTCCACCATCCAACTCCCATGGCGGCGATCTGGCCATCGCCCTGGGAGATCCTGCGGGCATCGGCGCCGAAGTGATCCTCAAGGCCCTGGCCCATCCGGAGGCCGCTGGCCTCGAGCCCGTGCTGGTGGGATGCCGGCGCTGGCTCGAACGCGAGTACACGGCCCTGCGCCAGTGCAGCACCGCCCCCCTGCGCGACCCGGCCGACCTGGCGATCCTGGACCTGCCGCTGCCCGAGCCGGTCCAGGCGGGCCACAGCACGCCGGCCTGTGGCCACGCCGGCTTCCACTGGCTCACGGCCGCCGCTGAGCTGGTGCAGCAGGGCTCCTGCCGCGCTCTGGTGACCGCACCGATCTCCAAGGCCAGCTGGCATGCGGCGGGGCACCCCTATCCGGGCCAGACCGAGCGGCTGGCGGAGCTCACAGGGGTTGCCGAGGCCTCGATGCTGTTCACCGCCCGGGCGCCCGGAGGACGGTGGCGCTTCAACACCCTGCTGGCCACCACCCACATCCCGCTGGCCTCAGTGCCAGGCGCCCTCACGCCGCAGCGTCTGCAGCATCAGCTGGACCGGCTGCTGGCCTTCTGCCAGCGCTTCAGCGCCAACCCCACAGTGGTGGTGGCGGGGCTCAATCCCCACGCGGGAGAGGAGGGGCAACTGGGGGAGGAAGAGATGCAGTGGATCATCCCGGCAATGGGCGACTGGCAGGCGCGCCATCCGGACGTCACGCTGATCGGGCCGCTGCCGCCGGACACCTGCTGGCTCAGCGCGGCGAGCGCCTGGCAGGGAGACGGGGATGGCCCGGATGGCTACCTGGCCCTGTACCACGACCAGGGCCTGATCCCGGTGAAGCTGCTGGCGTTCGACGCTGCCGTGAACACCACCCTGGGCCTGCCGTTCCTGCGCACCTCCCCGGACCATGGCACCGGCTTTGCCATCGCCGGCCGGGGCGTGGCAAGGCCGGCGAGCATGCTGGCCGCCCTGACCACTGCTCGCGACCTGGGCTGA
- a CDS encoding SDR family oxidoreductase, whose product METISSDTGVLVPDGAVKPVGRLLVVGAGYTGQRLATAAARQGFEVVQTSRQPSPGGAASRWLPFDSQRGLVPGSADLKGITHLFVSVPPDGQGGDPVVRLLGARLRDLPLVWAGYLSTTGVYGDTAGAWVDETAPTPARPGRSQARLEAEQAWLASGLPLQIFRLPAIYGPGRTPFQALRSGTSRLIHKPGQVFSRIHVDDIVGAVLHCLALPAGQRPTLLNVADDEPSASSETLGYAAHLLGCRLPPLERYDSIEASLSPMARSFWQENRRVSNRRLCEELGYRLRYPTYREGYRACISSAYGEPLG is encoded by the coding sequence ATGGAGACGATCAGCAGTGATACAGGTGTACTGGTGCCGGACGGGGCTGTCAAGCCGGTGGGTCGGCTGCTGGTGGTCGGGGCCGGCTACACCGGCCAGCGGCTGGCCACGGCCGCCGCGCGGCAGGGGTTCGAGGTCGTGCAGACCAGCCGCCAGCCGTCCCCTGGCGGCGCGGCCAGCCGCTGGCTGCCGTTCGACAGCCAGCGGGGGCTGGTGCCCGGATCTGCGGACCTGAAGGGGATCACCCACCTGTTCGTGTCGGTCCCGCCGGATGGACAGGGGGGAGATCCGGTGGTGCGGCTGCTGGGGGCCCGCCTGCGGGATCTGCCTCTGGTCTGGGCCGGCTACCTCTCCACCACCGGCGTCTACGGCGATACCGCCGGGGCCTGGGTGGATGAGACCGCCCCCACCCCGGCCCGCCCCGGCCGCAGCCAGGCCCGGCTGGAAGCCGAGCAGGCCTGGCTGGCCAGCGGCCTGCCGCTGCAGATCTTCCGCCTGCCCGCGATCTACGGCCCGGGCCGCACCCCGTTCCAGGCGCTGCGCTCCGGCACCAGCCGGCTGATCCACAAGCCCGGCCAGGTGTTTTCCCGCATCCATGTCGACGACATCGTGGGGGCCGTGCTCCACTGCCTGGCCCTGCCGGCGGGGCAGCGACCGACCCTGCTGAACGTGGCGGACGACGAACCCAGCGCCTCCAGCGAAACCCTGGGCTACGCCGCCCATCTGCTGGGCTGCCGGTTACCGCCGCTGGAGCGCTACGACAGCATCGAGGCCAGCCTGAGCCCGATGGCCCGCAGCTTCTGGCAGGAGAATCGCCGCGTCAGCAACCGGCGGCTGTGCGAGGAGCTGGGCTACCGGCTGCGCTACCCCACCTACCGCGAGGGCTACCGCGCCTGTATCTCCTCCGCATACGGTGAGCCCTTGGGGTAG